The following coding sequences are from one Mustela lutreola isolate mMusLut2 chromosome 5, mMusLut2.pri, whole genome shotgun sequence window:
- the LOC131831278 gene encoding olfactory receptor 6S1-like — translation MDHRNKTRVTEFILLGFQNEKEIEVLLFSAFLLMYITSLIGNTMIILLVCGDYRLHSPMYFFVANLSFLEVAITSTVVPKMLANTFSLTKRISFVGCLTQSFFYFLLGSTEFFILAVMSLDRYIAICNPLRYAIIMNKQTCIFLLLGSYVGALLSILVPSILTAPLPFCGPNIINHFFCDSGPVLKLVCADISLAEVADFISSAVLLLGSLLLTGVSYLYIIVTILRIPSAQGRQKAFSTCVSHITVVTLYYGSSIFIYVRPKKENVMDVNKFATVLNTIVTPMLNPFIYSLRNEKVRESLSDAFKKCVGMMTNSRALRSEK, via the coding sequence ATGGATCACAGAAACAAGACCAGAGTCACTGAGTTTATTCTTCTGGGGtttcagaatgagaaagaaatagaagttcttcttttttctgccttcctGCTCATGTACATAACATCTCTGATTGGCAATACCATGATCATCCTCTTGGTGTGTGGTGACTACCGTCTGCATTCACCCATGTATTTCTTTGTAGCCAATCTTTCTTTCCTTGAAGTTGCCATCACCTCCACAGTGGTACCTAAGATGCTAGCTAACACATTTTCCCTAACCAAGAGAATATCCTTTGTGGGATGTCTTACTCAgtctttcttctacttccttcTGGGATCCACAGAATTCTTCATCCTGGCCGTCATGTCTCTTGACCGatatattgccatttgcaacccaCTGAGGTATGCCATCATCATGAATAAACAGACATGCATATTCTTACTTCTAGGATCTTATGTGGGTGCATTATTGTCAATTTTAGTGCCATCGATCTTAACTGCTCCTCTTCCCTTTTGTGGGCCAAATATTATCAATCACTTTTTTTGTGACAGTGGCCCAGTGCTAAAGCTGGTGTGTGCAGACATCTCTCTGGCTGAGGTGGCTGACTTTATCTCCTCTGCTGTGTTGCTTTTGGGCTCTTTGCTCCTGACAGGAGTGTCTTATCTGTACATTATTGTTACTATCCTTAGAATTCCCTCTGCCCAGGGACGACAGAAAGCTTTCTCCACCTGTGTTTCACATATCACTGTAGTGACACTTTATTACGGAAGCTCCATCTTTATCTATGTCcgcccaaaaaaggaaaatgtgatggATGTCAACAAATTTGCCACAGTGCTGAACACCATTGTAACACCAATGCTGAACCCTTTTATCTATAGCCTTCGAAATGAGAAAGTCAGAGAATCCCTGAGTGATGCCTTCAAAAAATGTGTAGGGATGATGACAAATTCAAGAGCTTTAAGATCTGAAAAATAA